In a genomic window of Desulfobacterales bacterium:
- a CDS encoding cyclase family protein, producing EIIDLKPNENAIKSSDFLLLHTGWSRFWDTSAYFTGYPVLSLAAAAWLSRFDLKGIGMDTISADTADATDFPIHKTLLNREMIIIENLTNLDRLPPGGFTFSCFPLKIQQADGSPVRAVAMLPDSITAANP from the coding sequence GAAATCATCGACCTGAAACCGAATGAGAACGCCATCAAGTCCAGTGATTTTCTGTTGCTGCACACGGGCTGGAGCAGATTTTGGGACACAAGCGCCTATTTTACCGGATATCCGGTATTGTCTTTAGCGGCGGCCGCATGGCTCAGCCGGTTTGACCTGAAGGGGATCGGGATGGATACCATTTCTGCGGATACGGCCGATGCAACCGATTTTCCGATTCATAAGACACTGCTGAACCGGGAGATGATCATTATTGAAAACCTGACAAATCTGGACAGGCTGCCGCCAGGCGGTTTCACGTTTTCATGTTTTCCCCTGAAAATTCAACAGGCTGATGGTTCCCCCGTCCGGGCGGTTGCGATGCTGCCGGACAGTATAACCGCTGCCAACCCGTGA